The Spinacia oleracea cultivar Varoflay chromosome 2, BTI_SOV_V1, whole genome shotgun sequence DNA segment TTTCTGCTATTAGTACAAGTTTACAGCTACTACAACCAAACATTGCCTAATTATAATAAACTATTTCAAAATTTAAGTACTACTCTATACAAAAATAATTCACCTATTTGCATTTCACACTCTTCCTTTTAGCCACCACCATCCTAGCTAGTTCCACCAACATGACACAAAACCTCcataatcttcctcttctatAGCTTAACCACACTAGCACTTTTCTCATTACATCTTCGCCactctggctctgataccagttTGTTATATAAAACCTGAGCGGATTTGCTCTTATAAGTTTTTGAGAGTGAAAAATGATCACAGGCAAAGACATATACGATGTGTTTGCCGCGATCATCCCACTCTACGTGGCGATGATTCTAGCATACGGTTCGGTCCGGTGGTGGAAGATCTTCACCCCGGACCAATGCTCAGGGATCAACCGTTTCGTGGCGGTTTTCGCGGTGCCATTACTTTCCTTCCACTTCATCTCCACCAATGATATCTACAAGATGAATTACCATTTCATAGCAGCGGATTGCCTACAAAAAGTGGTCATCCTAAGTGCACTTAGTTTATGGCTCTTAATCACCAAAAAGGGCAATTTAGAGTGGATGATCACACTTTTCTCACTTTCTACTTTGCCTAATACACTTGTTATGGGTATCCCTCTTTTAAAGGCTATGTATGGGGATTTTAGTGGTAATCTTATGGTACAAATTGTGGTGTTACAAAGTATTATTTGGTACACCCTTATGTTGTTTTTGTTTGAGTATAGAGGTGCTAAGTTGCTCATCGCCGAGCAGTTCCCGGAGACGGCGGCTTCTATCACTTCTTTCCGTGTTGAATCCGATGTTGTTTCCCTTAATGGCAGGGAGCCCATACAGGTAACGTATCATACCATACACTAATTAATTGCACTATTTTCTGCTTTATTTTTCCATGTTAAGAATATACGGTGCAATTAACTAAAGATGGCTAACGACTAACGACTAACCAGGTGGGTTGGGTGGGTCATGGGGGGGTTTAGGTGGGTCACAAGGTTAGATAGGATGGGTTCGTGTGTGGAATGGGTTGGATTCATGTGTTGGGTAGATTTGCATTTCATGGGTCGGGTTGAGTGAGTCTGGTGTGTCGTGATGGGTTGTGTCGAGTCTAGTGAGATGGGTCGAAATGAGCAATGTTTGGGAAACTCAACCCACGACACATTAGAGAAAACTTCCAAGTTGAGTTATGAGTCATCATAAGTTAGTCCAATCAACGTGATGTATTCATAGTGGGTTGGGTTAGGTTTTGGTTTCGAATTGATTTTAGGTTGTGTCAAAAAAATATCAGAAATATTGTAAAAACTTAATATTACAACAAAATATGATAAATGTGTCAAATCAGGTCGATTTCAGGTCATTCGGGTTCGGTTCAGCTCGAATTTCTCTAGGTAACTTCAGGTCGGATTCAAGTTGGGTTATCAAATCGGGCCAGAAATTGCCATGGTCATCTCTATGTGCAATTATTATGTTAAAACGGATATACATACACTaaataacatggttaaattattTACAGGCAGATGCAGAAATAGGCGACGACGGTAAACTACACGTAGTAGTACGACGATCAACAGCGTCAAGCATGGTATCAGGCTCCCATTACAACAAGTCCCACCTTCACTCGCTCACATCAATGACCCCACGCGCTTCCAACTTAACCGGGGTTGAAATATACAGCATTCAATCCTCTAGAGAGCCAACCCCACGCGCCTCCAGCTTCAACCAAACCGACTTCTACGCTATGTTCGCTAGTAAAGCCGCCAGCCCTAGACACCCTAACGCCGCCGGTTGCGGTGGCGTTGGTGGCGGTGATGTGTTCTCTCTACAATCCTCTAAGGGACCAACACCAAGGACTTCCAACTTTGATGAGGAAATTATGtttaaacaacaacaacaattgtacttacaacaacaacaaggtggtggtggtggtggtggtggtgggaagAGGAGGATGGGGAGGAGTATGAGTGGGGAATTGTATCATGGTGGTGGAGGGTCACTTCCGCCTTACCCACCTCCTAATCCGATGATCGCCGGGACGacgagtggtggtggtggtgggaggAGGAAGGAAGGTGGTGGAAACCCGCCAACGCCGCCTAATAAGGACTTGCATATGTTTGTTTGGAGTTCAAATCAGTCGCCGGTTTCCGAGCATATGAAAAATAATACTAATGTTATTaaaggagggagtaataataataatgatctTGGGATTTTGGATTCGTCTAAAGCTGTGCTTCAACAAGAAATTGCTGCTGCTAGAGGTAATTAATTAACACTTGTACTTTAATTTTTGTATCTTAATAAGTTTGTTTTATTCacacaaaataagtttagataaattaAGTTCAGTTAGGTTCAGCTAAGTTCGtaaaaataagtttataaaaagttaagtttttttcatatattttcaaacacaaataGTTTTCTTTCGGACAAAGTAAGTTCAAATaggtaagttcagataaattcagataatataaattcaaaaggtcttgtgcgcacaagtttaaccattttttttgtaactttaacctagtttgaTTAAcatttatattagtaaaaaaaattaatagataaatattttaaagggttaaatgattagttttatacattattagttattttgaagaaataagttttactaaaatgaaaaaatttatcactgataaatagataacttttacatatatatgcttaacttagAATAAGAATTTAGAATTAAGAAAGTCGAATATGACGGAACCTAAGTCATAAGGCATTATGCAAATTATAACGGGGAATTCGAAGTTGTGAACAATCCATCAGTCTTTGGCCTCTTTGCCACTAGGCCGAGATGTCAAGATCTCATTGGTATTATTGTATTATATTTGTGTATACTTTTCGTTTTAGCCTGTTTAATAATGATCTTTATCTTCTAATTACCTTATAGTATCTATCATTTTCCACTTaatttttcttactttattcatttgttTCGATACATGCACTAGTAAAGTCTTTTTCCTTcggttcagaaaaaaaaatcatatgaaAAGGGCAATTGAATATGAACGTGACACATTTACTCGTGCTCCctacctagaaatagtaacgtGTGACAATTGAATATGAGCATGTTATATTTAAGTTGTATATATACGTAGTACGTAGTTTGTACGTAGTAGTTGTTTGATTAATGGACTAATAAGAGCAATATATTTAAGATGTATGCttcttatattatattatatttcatCCGTTTTTTAAGTTTACATAATTTCACTTTTGAcgttattcatataatctacttaaATTATCAGTTGGAATGAACAATTTCCCAGAGAACTTAAGTCCGGTCGGAAAAGAGAACGGAGATAAGTTGGAAGGGGACGAAGAATTTAAATTTCCTACCACGGGATCGCCGTACCAGACGAAGAAAGTGGTGGATGACATGGAAGAAGGGAATGTAGAGGAGATGAGGAAGCATCAAATGCCTCCTGCTAGTGTTATGACCAGACTCATTCTTATCATGGTTTGGAGGAAACTTATTCGTAACCCCAACACTTATTCCAGCCTTTTAGGCTTAGCTTGGTCTCTTATTTCATACAGGTTTGTACATCTCTAATCTTGTAATTTTTTCTTGGAAACCAGACTCTGTTTTTGGACTttatttcagttcagttcaacttCATTTAGCTTCATTCCGTTTTGTCCAGTACGATTTAGCTCCATTCAATTCAGTCCAGT contains these protein-coding regions:
- the LOC110805111 gene encoding auxin efflux carrier component 2 isoform X2; its protein translation is MITGKDIYDVFAAIIPLYVAMILAYGSVRWWKIFTPDQCSGINRFVAVFAVPLLSFHFISTNDIYKMNYHFIAADCLQKVVILSALSLWLLITKKGNLEWMITLFSLSTLPNTLVMGIPLLKAMYGDFSGNLMVQIVVLQSIIWYTLMLFLFEYRGAKLLIAEQFPETAASITSFRVESDVVSLNGREPIQADAEIGDDGKLHVVVRRSTASSMVSGSHYNKSHLHSLTSMTPRASNLTGVEIYSIQSSREPTPRASSFNQTDFYAMFASKAASPRHPNAAGCGGVGGGDVFSLQSSKGPTPRTSNFDEEIMFKQQQQLYLQQQQGGGGGGGGGKRRMGRSMSGELYHGGGGSLPPYPPPNPMIAGTTSGGGGGRRKEGGGNPPTPPNKDLHMFVWSSNQSPVSEHMKNNTNVIKGGSNNNNDLGILDSSKAVLQQEIAAARENLSPVGKENGDKLEGDEEFKFPTTGSPYQTKKVVDDMEEGNVEEMRKHQMPPASVMTRLILIMVWRKLIRNPNTYSSLLGLAWSLISYRWNIEMPTIVKGSIAILSDAGLGMAMFSLGLFMALQPKLIACGKRVATFAMAVRFLTGPAVIAATSIAIGLRGVLLHVAIVQAALPQGIVPFVFAKEYNVHPDILSTGVIFGMLIALPITILYYVLLGL
- the LOC110805111 gene encoding auxin efflux carrier component 2 isoform X1; its protein translation is MITGKDIYDVFAAIIPLYVAMILAYGSVRWWKIFTPDQCSGINRFVAVFAVPLLSFHFISTNDIYKMNYHFIAADCLQKVVILSALSLWLLITKKGNLEWMITLFSLSTLPNTLVMGIPLLKAMYGDFSGNLMVQIVVLQSIIWYTLMLFLFEYRGAKLLIAEQFPETAASITSFRVESDVVSLNGREPIQADAEIGDDGKLHVVVRRSTASSMVSGSHYNKSHLHSLTSMTPRASNLTGVEIYSIQSSREPTPRASSFNQTDFYAMFASKAASPRHPNAAGCGGVGGGDVFSLQSSKGPTPRTSNFDEEIMFKQQQQLYLQQQQGGGGGGGGGKRRMGRSMSGELYHGGGGSLPPYPPPNPMIAGTTSGGGGGRRKEGGGNPPTPPNKDLHMFVWSSNQSPVSEHMKNNTNVIKGGSNNNNDLGILDSSKAVLQQEIAAARVGMNNFPENLSPVGKENGDKLEGDEEFKFPTTGSPYQTKKVVDDMEEGNVEEMRKHQMPPASVMTRLILIMVWRKLIRNPNTYSSLLGLAWSLISYRWNIEMPTIVKGSIAILSDAGLGMAMFSLGLFMALQPKLIACGKRVATFAMAVRFLTGPAVIAATSIAIGLRGVLLHVAIVQAALPQGIVPFVFAKEYNVHPDILSTGVIFGMLIALPITILYYVLLGL